CCTGCCAACTCGCCTTGAAGCCGAAGTCGGTGACCGGTCGGTCGGCCTGCAACAGGTTCTGTTCCTTCCACGCCAGCATGCCCAGCTCGGCGTGCGGGCCGATGCGCTCGCCCACGCGCTGCATCAGCGCCGCAGATGAACTATAGGGGTCCAATGCCGGCATCACGCCCAGGCCGGTGACCGTCCACAACGCCGCGGTGGCGGCGACCAGCGCGCTGCCGGCGCGCCTGCCGCGTGCCCAGGCCACCAGTCCGAGCGCGACAAGCCCCAGACCTATCAGCCACACGCTCATGGTCTGCAGCGATGCCAACGCGATGCCACGTTGCAGCGCGCTGCGTTCGGCCCAGTGCAGGTGCAGGCCGATACCGCCGCCCAGTGCCAGCGCCGCCACGCCCAGCAACAGCACATAGCCAAGCAGCAGCCGCTGCACGCCACGGCGTCGCAACAGGCCAGGCAGCAGCGGGGCGGCGGCGATGCACAGCGCCGGCAGCATCGGGAAGATGTAGACCTCGCGCTTGCCCGGGCTGGCACTGAAGAACACCAGCACCAGCAGGCTCCACGCCAGCAGCAACAGCAGGCGTGGGTCGCCGCGGCGCAGCCGGCGCCACCACGCCGGCACCAGCCACGGCAGCAGCAGGCAGCCCGGCAACCACAGCGTGGCGATCACCTGCAGGTAGTACCAGAACGGTTTGACGTGATGCCAAGCGTGCGCATAACGCGTGCCGGTTTGCTTGAACAACAACTCGTGCGCGTAGGCATGCAACGCCGGGTCGGGGCTGTGCAGCAGGGCGATGCCCAGCGGCCCCAGCCACAGCGCGGTGCCGGCCACAAACGCCGGCAGCACCAGCAGCCAGCTGCGCCCGGCCAGTGCCCGCGCCGGCAGCACGCTGGGGTGACGGCGTGGCAGCGCCATCCACGGCAGCAGCACCAGCAGCGGCAGAAACCCCACGCCCTTGGTCACCGTGCCCACGCCAGCAGCACAGAGCCCGATCACCCAGGCGCGCCAGTCCGGCCCGCGCAGCAGATGACGCAGTAACCCCCACAGCGACAGCGTGGTCAGCGCCACCAGCACCATGTCGATCTGCGCACGCTTGGCCATCAGCCCGAACTGCAGCACGGTGAACAGCGACAGCACCGCGTAACGCGCGACACGTCGGTTCCAGAGCCGCCGGCTCAGGTCCCAGGTCAGCCACAGCGTGAGCAATGCGGCCAGCAACGATGGCAGCAGGAAGGCGATCGGCCAGTGCGGCACAAGTTCGTAGCTGGCCGCCTGCAACCACATGAACACCGGCGGTTTTTCCGCATACAACTCGCTGCCCCGGTGCGGGAGCAACCACTGCCCGGTCTCCACCATGGTGCGCGCGGCCAGCACGAAGCGTGGTTCGTCCGGCGGGTTGGGTTGGCGCAGGCCCAGCCCGGCCAGCAGCGCAATGACGATCAACGCCAGCGCGGCAGCCAGGGCGGGTTTGCGCGACAGCGCGGCGGAAACGGCAGACGGCACACGGGCGCCTTGGTCGAAACGGTGCAGGACGATGCCCATGCGCGTGTCAGAAGGATGTCGGAATGCACCCGATCGCCGCCGCCGCCGTGGCTCGGCTAGGATGCGCACACTTGTCCGTGCCGCGGACGCCCCGGAGACCGCCATGCGCCTGCTGGTCATCGAAGACAACCGCAACATGGTCGCCAACCTGTTCGACTATTTCGAAGCGCGCGGGCATACCCTGGACGCGGCGC
The nucleotide sequence above comes from Xanthomonas campestris pv. campestris str. ATCC 33913. Encoded proteins:
- a CDS encoding ArnT family glycosyltransferase — encoded protein: MGIVLHRFDQGARVPSAVSAALSRKPALAAALALIVIALLAGLGLRQPNPPDEPRFVLAARTMVETGQWLLPHRGSELYAEKPPVFMWLQAASYELVPHWPIAFLLPSLLAALLTLWLTWDLSRRLWNRRVARYAVLSLFTVLQFGLMAKRAQIDMVLVALTTLSLWGLLRHLLRGPDWRAWVIGLCAAGVGTVTKGVGFLPLLVLLPWMALPRRHPSVLPARALAGRSWLLVLPAFVAGTALWLGPLGIALLHSPDPALHAYAHELLFKQTGTRYAHAWHHVKPFWYYLQVIATLWLPGCLLLPWLVPAWWRRLRRGDPRLLLLLAWSLLVLVFFSASPGKREVYIFPMLPALCIAAAPLLPGLLRRRGVQRLLLGYVLLLGVAALALGGGIGLHLHWAERSALQRGIALASLQTMSVWLIGLGLVALGLVAWARGRRAGSALVAATAALWTVTGLGVMPALDPYSSSAALMQRVGERIGPHAELGMLAWKEQNLLQADRPVTDFGFKASWQAQWAQAGPWLAQAPQRRWLFVLKQAVPACVARAQVVEIGESNRNQWQLVPGTAWHAGCNAAGSAAEGADADTDTD